The Apibacter raozihei DNA segment CTTGGGTGAGATTAAATAAAAATTAAAAAAAGAAACACAAATAAAATATTTGTGTTTCTTTTTTTAATGACTAGTATAATATATCTTAAAAATTACTTAAGATATTTTTGTAATGTTGCAGCTGAAAAGGTTATTAAGCTTCTTACCGGAGATAACTCAGCAAAGCCGTTTAACAGTCCCCAATCATGAATTACTCCGTTGAAACGTACAGTGGTAGTATATACACCTGCTTCGTCCAGCTTACGACCCAAAGCTTCACCTGCATCCCTTAAAATATCATTTTCCGCAACTTCAATTAAAGTGGGTGGTAATCCCTTTAATTGTTCGTGGGTAGCTCTCAAAGGAGAAACATAAATATCATCAAACTCCTCTTTTCCTGAAAGATAATTATCTCTCATCCATGTCATAAGGGAAGTTGTTAAAAATCTTTGTTCTCCGTACTTTATATATGAATCAGTATTTGTTTCAGCATCTGCATAAGGCCATAAAAGTATTTGGCATTTAATTTCAGGACCATTATTCTTTTTAGCTTTTAAGCTAGTTCCTATAGCCATGTTTCCCCCAGCACTATTACCCATTATAGCAAGTTTAGTTCCGTCAACATTAATTTCGTCTCCATGTAAAGAAATCCATAGAGCTGTTTCATAACATTGATTTAATGCTGTTGGGTAGTGAGCTTCTGGCGATCTGGAATACTCAACAAAAACACACGCAAAACCAGATTCAACGACTAAATCGCGCACCAGACGCTTATGAGTAGGATAATCTCCAAGTACCCATCCTCCTCCGTGTATAAATATAAAAACGGGTAATTTTTCCTTAGATCCTTCAGGACGTACAACAACAAGGTCAATAGATAAATCGTTTGAGTTAATGGTCTTATAAGTTTCTTCTATACCGGAAACATTAACATTTTCCGAAGATTGTGCGCCTTCCAAAACTTTTCTGGCTTCAGCGGGTGGTAACGATTCAACAGGTGTGTCGCTGGAATTTAACACTTTTAAATATTCTTTAGTACCTACACTAAGGTGCGGATCTTTTAAATAATCTGGAGCCTTTCTAGCATTATCCATATAAAATTTTTTAGTTAATTATGTGTTAGTAAAATGATGATTTAGCTTATTGATGAGCTGTAAGGGCAGAAAACGGATTAGTGTTAATTAAAAGTTTAAATATAAATTTTATAAAATTATATTCTTTACAATAATTATATAAATAATCATGCCAAATAAAATATTTTTATCTGATAAATTGTTGTTTAAATAAAAGATAAAGAATTCAAAAATAGTCAGAAAAGTAAGGTTGTTCTTTAGGAATTATATTCTCAAGTGTCCTCAGCATTTTAAAGCTGGTTTTCAAACGTTCAATTTTATAAAAGTAAGAAGGACTTCGGTAACTCATTAGCATAGCTGTTAAAGTACAGATATCAAGTTCTACGGACGGGCCAATGGGCTCTTTTATAATTTCAATTTTTCCTTTTTTTGACCAATGAAGTCCAAAAGGACCATTATTCCATTTTGCAATCGGATCGGAAATAAGAAAATGAAAAGGGCGGGAACTGAATAAAAAAGGATACTTTTCTAAAAATGCTTCCACATCTACTATTCTTGCCATATAATAAGGCTTTATAGTTTGCATAATCTGACTATCATCAAGCAAAAATGCAATAGGGTCATTCTTATATATATTTCCTTTAACGCTGTTCACCATCGAGAAATGCGCTGAAATAAAATTCCAAAGACCTTTTTGTGATTCCATATCAAGATATATAAGTTCTTTAATATTGAAAACATCACCACTTATCCAATACATAACATATCCCATAGGTTCATCATGGTTATTATAATAAACAGCCGCATATCTTTCATCTTCATTTTCCCACCTCCAATATTCTTCCCATTCATATTGTCCTCGTATCAAAGCTCCGTGGTTAGTCTGTGCGAATCTGTTATATGTGTTTATTACATCTATGTCATCAACAGGCTTTCTTTCCACATATCCCGGCAGATCTATATGTTTAGGAAGCTGAGAGTCTTTGATAGTAAAAGTCATATGATCAGACATGATTTCCCATCCTTTTCTTCTATAATAAGGAACTGAATAAGGATATAAATAGGATATAGTTTGTCCTTTTTCTTTCATTCGTTCCAGCCCCGTAATAATCAAATTGTTCATTAAGCCCATATTGGCATATTCAGGATAAGT contains these protein-coding regions:
- a CDS encoding alpha/beta hydrolase, yielding MDNARKAPDYLKDPHLSVGTKEYLKVLNSSDTPVESLPPAEARKVLEGAQSSENVNVSGIEETYKTINSNDLSIDLVVVRPEGSKEKLPVFIFIHGGGWVLGDYPTHKRLVRDLVVESGFACVFVEYSRSPEAHYPTALNQCYETALWISLHGDEINVDGTKLAIMGNSAGGNMAIGTSLKAKKNNGPEIKCQILLWPYADAETNTDSYIKYGEQRFLTTSLMTWMRDNYLSGKEEFDDIYVSPLRATHEQLKGLPPTLIEVAENDILRDAGEALGRKLDEAGVYTTTVRFNGVIHDWGLLNGFAELSPVRSLITFSAATLQKYLK
- a CDS encoding GNAT family N-acetyltransferase: MANKKLRKELQFREIGVQHLDQYNELLRYVFQVTNKILEDSGYEEGEIMRSKRPILQRADAIGWFNDEHLVSQLCIYPCRVNIHGKIVKMGGLTGVGTYPEYANMGLMNNLIITGLERMKEKGQTISYLYPYSVPYYRRKGWEIMSDHMTFTIKDSQLPKHIDLPGYVERKPVDDIDVINTYNRFAQTNHGALIRGQYEWEEYWRWENEDERYAAVYYNNHDEPMGYVMYWISGDVFNIKELIYLDMESQKGLWNFISAHFSMVNSVKGNIYKNDPIAFLLDDSQIMQTIKPYYMARIVDVEAFLEKYPFLFSSRPFHFLISDPIAKWNNGPFGLHWSKKGKIEIIKEPIGPSVELDICTLTAMLMSYRSPSYFYKIERLKTSFKMLRTLENIIPKEQPYFSDYF